Proteins from a genomic interval of Streptomyces sp. NBC_01445:
- a CDS encoding LacI family DNA-binding transcriptional regulator, whose amino-acid sequence MRRTPARRPTIKDIALRSGVSESAVSFALNGRPGVSEATRDRVRRVADQLGWRPSAAARALSGEGVATVGLVLARPASTLGVESFFLQLVSGIQEVLARRRLGLLFQVVEDLSAECDAYRRWWAERRVDGVLVVDPRADDPRPPLLDELGLPAVVIGSLPPGDDGTGHPGISNLWADDARAMASIVSHLHGLGHRRIVHIAGLPELAHTRRRIQSLRTEAERRGLTDVRSITTDYSDTEGAEVTRRVLASDAPPTAIVYDNDVLAVAGLAVAAGRGILVPDRLSIVAWDDSVLCRTAHPSLTALVRDTTAFGRRAAEELLALLDGGPALRVEDELPHLEQRGSTAAAP is encoded by the coding sequence ATGCGGCGTACCCCCGCCAGACGCCCCACCATCAAGGACATCGCGCTGCGCTCGGGCGTGTCCGAGAGCGCCGTCTCCTTCGCGCTCAACGGCAGGCCCGGTGTCTCGGAAGCCACTCGGGACCGGGTCCGCCGCGTCGCCGACCAGCTGGGCTGGCGGCCGAGCGCGGCGGCGCGAGCCCTGTCGGGCGAGGGCGTGGCCACGGTCGGCCTCGTGCTGGCCCGCCCGGCCAGCACGCTCGGCGTCGAGTCGTTCTTCCTCCAGCTCGTCTCCGGCATCCAGGAGGTCCTCGCCAGGCGCCGCCTCGGTCTGCTGTTCCAGGTCGTCGAGGACCTCTCCGCGGAGTGCGACGCCTACCGGCGCTGGTGGGCGGAGCGCCGCGTGGACGGCGTCCTCGTCGTCGACCCGCGGGCGGACGACCCCCGGCCGCCGCTCCTGGACGAACTCGGCCTGCCGGCCGTCGTCATCGGCTCGCTGCCGCCCGGCGACGACGGCACCGGACACCCCGGCATCTCCAACCTGTGGGCCGACGACGCCCGCGCCATGGCGTCCATCGTGAGCCATCTGCACGGCCTCGGACACCGCAGGATCGTGCACATCGCGGGCCTGCCCGAACTCGCTCACACCCGGCGCCGCATCCAGTCGCTGCGCACCGAGGCGGAGCGGCGCGGCCTCACCGACGTCCGGTCGATCACGACGGACTACTCGGACACCGAGGGCGCCGAGGTCACACGCCGCGTCCTCGCGTCCGACGCCCCGCCGACGGCGATCGTCTACGACAACGACGTCCTGGCCGTCGCCGGGCTCGCCGTCGCCGCCGGGCGTGGCATCCTCGTGCCGGACCGGCTCTCCATCGTGGCCTGGGACGACTCCGTCCTGTGCCGCACCGCGCACCCCTCGCTGACCGCGCTCGTCCGCGACACGACAGCCTTCGGCCGACGGGCGGCGGAGGAACTGCTCGCCCTGCTCGACGGCGGACCGGCCCTGCGCGTCGAGGACGAACTGCCTCATCTCGAACAGCGCGGCAGCACCGCCGCCGCGCCCTGA
- a CDS encoding ABC transporter substrate-binding protein, protein MKRTHATTPTSRSRTHGIRTGTLGALALALAATGCSATPTASGGAGASSLTANLGFSGTTITRNFNPFSLTASQGTFGFQYEALFDFNILKGGEFKPWLGTKYTWSDGGKKITIDLDKRANWSDGSKLTAADVVFTMDYVRDNKLPPSWAFDYKKATAADDHTLEITFDKPAYSKLDSIGGITPVPKKEWQGRNGKTYTNPNPVGSGPYKLGQYSAQQLTFQARANYWKQKDIPVKTVKAPVITQAAEVPKLLSGELEWSGGVVPDVQKQYISKDPKNHHAWYPTYGGQYMFFNHTKKPFTDVHVRRALSLAVDRTQLLGITNPGMFNTLNLTGLDSRTQGKWIDAKYKDAEQPKAELAKSLAEFEKAGYTRKNGKLVDGSGKQLTFTIIEVSTWGDAVQFDKVVASQLEKAGVNVSVKPTDASQLDVKRKKGDFDVLIGGAVYYSTPYNYFKDMLWSGNAGVWTNYGHYKSKKADALIKELGETGDQAEIKRISAELEGMMVDDVPAAPLITIGVSSEYNSKNWTGWPTAKNPYAQPAPWAGGIDSMSILLNLRPAKG, encoded by the coding sequence ATGAAGCGCACGCACGCCACCACCCCCACGAGCCGGTCCCGCACCCACGGGATCAGAACCGGCACCCTCGGGGCACTCGCCCTCGCGCTCGCCGCGACCGGCTGCTCGGCCACGCCCACGGCGTCCGGAGGGGCGGGCGCCTCGTCCCTCACCGCGAACCTGGGCTTCTCGGGCACCACCATCACCCGGAACTTCAACCCGTTCTCCCTGACCGCGTCGCAGGGCACCTTCGGCTTCCAGTACGAGGCCCTCTTCGACTTCAACATCCTCAAGGGCGGCGAGTTCAAGCCGTGGCTCGGCACCAAGTACACCTGGTCCGACGGCGGCAAGAAGATCACCATCGACCTCGACAAGCGCGCCAACTGGTCGGACGGCTCCAAGCTCACCGCCGCCGACGTGGTCTTCACGATGGACTACGTACGGGACAACAAGCTGCCCCCGAGCTGGGCCTTCGACTACAAGAAGGCGACGGCGGCCGACGACCACACGCTCGAGATCACCTTCGACAAGCCCGCCTACTCGAAGCTCGACTCCATCGGCGGGATCACCCCCGTACCGAAGAAGGAGTGGCAGGGCAGGAACGGCAAGACGTACACCAACCCGAACCCGGTCGGCTCGGGCCCCTACAAGCTCGGGCAGTACAGCGCCCAGCAGCTCACCTTCCAGGCCCGTGCCAACTACTGGAAGCAGAAGGACATCCCGGTCAAGACGGTCAAGGCGCCCGTCATCACCCAGGCTGCCGAGGTGCCCAAGCTGCTCAGCGGGGAGCTGGAGTGGAGCGGCGGGGTCGTGCCCGACGTGCAGAAGCAGTACATCTCCAAGGACCCGAAGAACCACCACGCCTGGTACCCCACGTACGGCGGGCAGTACATGTTCTTCAACCACACGAAGAAACCGTTCACCGATGTGCATGTACGCCGCGCCCTCTCCCTGGCTGTCGACCGCACCCAGCTGCTCGGCATCACCAACCCGGGCATGTTCAACACGCTCAACCTGACCGGCCTGGACTCCAGGACTCAGGGCAAGTGGATCGACGCCAAGTACAAGGATGCCGAGCAGCCCAAGGCAGAACTCGCCAAGTCCCTGGCCGAGTTCGAGAAGGCCGGTTACACGAGGAAGAACGGCAAGCTGGTCGACGGCAGCGGCAAGCAGCTCACCTTCACCATCATCGAGGTCTCCACCTGGGGCGACGCCGTCCAGTTCGACAAGGTCGTGGCCAGCCAGCTGGAGAAGGCGGGTGTGAACGTGTCGGTCAAGCCGACCGACGCCTCGCAGCTCGACGTCAAGCGCAAGAAGGGCGACTTCGACGTCCTGATCGGCGGCGCGGTGTACTACTCCACCCCGTACAACTACTTCAAGGACATGCTCTGGAGCGGGAACGCGGGCGTGTGGACCAACTACGGCCACTACAAGAGCAAGAAGGCCGACGCGCTCATCAAGGAGCTGGGTGAGACCGGCGACCAGGCCGAGATCAAGAGGATCTCCGCCGAGCTCGAGGGAATGATGGTCGACGACGTGCCCGCCGCACCGCTGATCACCATCGGTGTCTCCAGCGAGTACAACAGCAAGAACTGGACCGGCTGGCCGACCGCGAAGAACCCGTACGCGCAGCCCGCGCCCTGGGCCGGCGGGATCGACTCCATGAGCATTCTGCTCAACCTGCGCCCCGCGAAGGGCTGA
- a CDS encoding glycoside hydrolase 5 family protein: MRFGANYTPSQGWFHHWLDFDLDAVRADLDAIAALGLDHVRVFPLWPVFQPNRSLIRPRAVEQLVALADAAGERGLDVNVDGLQGHLSSFDFLPAWTRTWHRRNIFTDPDVVSAQEDYLRTLASALADRPNFLGMTIGNEIAQFAAGPPHPDPDRITPEQAGSWLERVLAACEEGAPGLPHLHAEYDASWYQDDQPFTPAHAARLGAMTAVHSWVFNGTAQRHGRSGPATSGHAAYLVELSKAWALDPRRPVWLQEVGAPQPLIPAEYAAEFTEATVEAALDCPDLWGVTWWCSHDVSRDLADFPELEYSLGLLTNDGEVKPAGKSVSAIAAQWRGREHAPAPRTTALVVDAGDEDRAPHRSVCAPGGPVFEAFTRLTADGARPTTVLAGLADDAGHLASRGITEVVTVDNVA, translated from the coding sequence ATGCGTTTCGGCGCCAACTACACGCCCAGCCAGGGGTGGTTCCACCACTGGCTCGACTTCGACCTCGACGCCGTGCGCGCCGACCTGGACGCGATCGCCGCGCTGGGCCTCGACCATGTGCGCGTGTTCCCGCTGTGGCCCGTCTTCCAGCCCAATCGCTCCCTGATCAGACCGCGGGCGGTCGAGCAGCTGGTGGCGCTCGCGGACGCGGCCGGCGAGCGCGGCCTCGATGTCAACGTGGACGGGCTCCAGGGGCACCTGTCGAGTTTCGACTTCCTGCCCGCGTGGACGCGGACCTGGCACCGCCGCAATATCTTCACCGATCCGGACGTCGTCTCGGCCCAGGAGGACTATCTCCGGACGCTCGCCTCCGCGCTCGCCGACCGGCCGAACTTCCTGGGAATGACGATCGGCAACGAGATCGCGCAGTTCGCGGCGGGCCCTCCGCATCCGGACCCGGACCGCATCACCCCCGAGCAGGCCGGGAGTTGGCTGGAGCGGGTGCTCGCCGCGTGCGAGGAGGGGGCGCCGGGGCTGCCACATCTGCACGCCGAGTACGACGCCTCCTGGTACCAGGACGACCAGCCGTTCACCCCGGCGCACGCGGCGCGGCTCGGCGCGATGACGGCGGTGCACTCGTGGGTGTTCAACGGCACGGCGCAGCGCCACGGCCGCAGCGGCCCGGCGACCTCCGGGCATGCCGCGTATCTGGTCGAGCTGTCGAAGGCGTGGGCGCTCGACCCACGGCGGCCGGTGTGGCTCCAGGAGGTGGGCGCCCCGCAGCCGCTGATCCCGGCCGAGTACGCGGCCGAGTTCACGGAGGCCACCGTCGAGGCCGCCCTGGACTGCCCGGATCTGTGGGGCGTCACCTGGTGGTGCTCGCACGACGTCAGCCGCGACCTCGCCGACTTCCCCGAACTCGAGTACTCCCTGGGCCTGTTGACGAACGACGGCGAGGTGAAACCGGCCGGCAAGTCCGTGTCCGCGATCGCCGCCCAGTGGCGGGGGCGCGAGCACGCGCCGGCTCCGCGCACGACGGCCCTGGTCGTGGACGCGGGCGACGAGGACCGGGCCCCGCACCGCTCGGTGTGCGCACCGGGCGGGCCCGTCTTCGAGGCGTTCACGCGTCTGACGGCGGACGGGGCGCGTCCGACGACGGTCCTGGCGGGCCTCGCGGACGACGCGGGGCATCTCGCGTCGCGCGGGATCACCGAGGTCGTGACGGTTGACAACGTTGCCTGA